The proteins below come from a single Faecalibaculum rodentium genomic window:
- a CDS encoding glycosyltransferase family A protein, whose translation MDATIVIPTKNGGELFEKVLDMIYRQETNYTYEVVCVDSGSHDNTVNVIRKYGCILKQIPKEEFGHGKTRNLGASLGTGEYILFLTQDALPVDTHWLQNFLDGMKSDPEIVGGFGIHYPYPDCNLLDKRDLELHFQGFGETNTVYQLKDPERYKQDEGYRHLLAFFSDNNSCVKRCVFEQNPYEDVNFAEDQIWARQMIEKGYKKLYCPTAAVFHSHNYPLETYRMRYYDEYKGLLELHGYVMVHSWKEAIKLFLVLARRDIRYLKSLDLSGPERKQWNGYAIKRNWYRVTSALRAGQYPGLSESDKVKMDRKYSQQLQQRSE comes from the coding sequence ATGGATGCTACGATTGTCATTCCAACCAAAAACGGGGGAGAGCTGTTTGAGAAAGTCCTGGATATGATTTATCGACAGGAGACGAATTACACATACGAAGTCGTATGTGTAGACAGCGGTTCACATGATAATACGGTGAATGTGATTCGAAAATATGGCTGTATTCTTAAACAGATACCGAAAGAAGAGTTTGGCCATGGAAAAACCAGAAATCTGGGAGCGAGTCTGGGAACGGGTGAATATATTTTATTTCTTACTCAAGATGCTTTGCCGGTTGATACTCACTGGCTTCAGAATTTTCTGGATGGAATGAAGAGTGATCCCGAGATTGTTGGTGGTTTTGGGATTCACTATCCATATCCGGATTGTAATCTTCTGGATAAACGAGATTTGGAACTTCATTTCCAGGGTTTTGGGGAAACAAATACTGTCTATCAGCTCAAAGATCCAGAGAGATATAAACAGGATGAAGGATACCGCCATTTACTGGCATTTTTTTCGGATAATAACTCCTGTGTTAAACGATGCGTATTTGAACAGAATCCATACGAAGACGTCAATTTTGCCGAAGATCAGATTTGGGCCAGGCAGATGATTGAAAAGGGTTATAAAAAGCTGTACTGCCCCACAGCAGCCGTTTTTCATTCGCACAATTATCCACTCGAAACTTATAGGATGCGTTATTACGACGAATATAAGGGATTGCTTGAACTGCATGGTTATGTCATGGTTCACAGCTGGAAAGAAGCTATAAAATTATTCCTCGTACTCGCACGAAGAGATATTCGATATTTGAAATCTCTGGACCTTTCAGGTCCAGAGAGGAAACAGTGGAACGGTTATGCAATCAAACGAAACTGGTATCGGGTAACTTCAGCCCTCAGAGCTGGACAATATCCAGGTTTATCTGAGTCCGATAAAGTGAAAATGGATAGAAAATACTCACAACAGTTGCAACAAAGGAGTGAATAG